The Montipora foliosa isolate CH-2021 chromosome 1, ASM3666993v2, whole genome shotgun sequence DNA segment TATAGCTCGAGAACTGATTTTTTCCTCGCTCAGCGgttgaagaacaatttgactcgGTGGTCAAATGTAAGAGGTTCAAAAACTGTTCATGTACGGGtgaatgatgatcaatgacgACCCATTGGAAAAgtatgaagggggtagtttctaaagaaagtgtggtgctgcgtcggtggggaagtagtatacaaaaatttggttttatcaacggagttaatAATGTatattggccaccgtacagagattctaaaaagctgacgtttcgagcgttaacccttcgtcagagcgaatccaagtACTCTACTCGAAGGCTGTGAGGATGTAAGATTCCCTTCCACgtgcacgtgacgtcataacgGGTATCAATACCCCGCATTATAGATGTGATAACACCACAATCGCCTGCGCATGCTTCCGATCTTACATCCCACAAAATCCGTTTTTTTTCCGCTAATATCAAGAATAGGCTGCTGCCTCGCTAAGGCTCGCCAGCAACAACATCAAGGAACTTCATAATATTCAGGTCTTTAAAAATAGGAAATGTATGTTCATGATATTGAGAAAAAGTAATAATTCTAACTGCCTTCTTCTGTAAACCAATTGTTGGGTGTAAATTAAGTAGTTTGATGACAGAGTATTATTTCAGATAGTTGAAAGAGAAATGTTACAGATGTTTCAGAATAGAAGGGGAGACATGATGACACAGTTTAGCTAAGATTCCAATGCCCCTGCTTAGTGAACATGCTCTTTGAAATTAAGACGGGAGTGTAGAATAATTCCAAGGTATTGGATTCGATCCTTCTGCTTAATAGACTTTCTGTGTACTTTTATAGAGAGTTTTAGTCAGTCTTTTTCTGTACagaatgaaaaacaagaatCGTTTTGTTAATATTTAAAGACAGTTTGTTTAGCGCAACGCCAATTTTAGACGTGAACCAGCTCACGATTAACGCTAGTTTCTAAGGATTCCAAAGATTAATCTGCAAGAAATAAATTAGAGTCATCTGCAAAAaggtgaaaagaaaaagaatagaAGTCAGAGCAATCATTAAaatcatttgttgttgttgttgttgtggtggTGTTACCTATTGAAACAAACTGAACCCGATTCGTTAAATAACAAGCAAACCAGTCATGAACAATACCACGGATCCCATACGAATATAGTTTAGCTAACAAAATATTATGATCTACGGTGTCAAATGCTTTACTGAGATCAAGGAACACCCTCAGTTGCACTCTGTATTTTGCCAGATGCCAGCGTGGAAATATAACGACGTTTTGTTGGCGAGTAAGAACCTGTTGTTCCAGATCACCTGATGTGGAGTCCTGGGGACTAGTGAAGTTGTCATGTGACTCACGATCGAATACGATCGGACTACGTTGTGTGCATGCCATGTGCTTGCTGTGATAGTGGAGTTTTTCACTCGGTTCATGTATTAAGGACACTACATTTTTGGCGACGAGGAACGCGATCGAACGTCCACGATCAGGTAGACAAGAATTAAGTGAAGTCTGCACGAAAAATGCCTACGTTTGAGAAGTTAGACGAATACAACGAAACGAAAGATTGGCGCCATTACATTGAGCGTGTGAACCTTTTCTTTGATGCAAACGAAATTACGGATCCTGACAAGAAAAGATCCCTCTCAGACACCCCCCAGTGTACCCACCTCCTAGAGGACGAAGTAACCACACCTGGGGGAGAACAGGGCATGAGTGCATATTCTTTGTTTACCCTTGGCAGTAAACGCCCTGCACCATACAAAGTCCAACTGAGTGTTAACGGGCAAACCCTAGAAATGAAAATCGGCACTGGGGCTTCTTTGTCAGTTATCAGTGGGAAAACCTACAACAACTTGGTCTCAGAGAACAAGGCCCCTCCATTAGAGAAATCAGGAACGGTCCTTCGTACATACACGGGGGAAGAGGTCAAGCCCAAAGGGTCCTGTACAGTTGATGTATGTTACGAGGGAGGAAAATAGTCCTTGCCTTTGTTAGTCGTAAAAGAAGGTCCTGCACTGTTAGGTAGGAACTGGCTTGAAGAGATTAAGATTAACTGGCCAAGAATTAAGCAGCTTACCTCGCATGACAAACGAGTTGAAGAGATTTTGCAGAAATATGCCCCACTGTTTGGTGAGGGTCTGGGGGCCCTACAAGGGACAAAGGCCAGAATCCATGTAGATCCCACAGCCACCCCCATGTTCCATAAAGCCAGACCAGTGCCATATGCGCTTAGGGAGAAAATTGAACAAGACCTTGAAAGACTTCTGAAAGCCGGGACTATTGAACCCGTCCAATACTCAGAGTGGGCAACACCTATTGTTCCAGTCATGAAGAATGATGGCACAGTAAGAGTCTGTGGTGATTATAAACTTACTGTCAATAAAGTCTCCAAACTGGATGGGTACCCCATCCCTAAGCTTGATGACCTTTACACAAAGTTAGCTGGGGGCCAAACGTTTACTGAGTTAGACTTGAGCCATGCCTATGAGCAGATGCTTGTAGATGATGATTCAAAGGAGTTTTTGACAATCAACACACACAAAGGCCTTTTCAGATATAATCGCCTCCCGTATGGGATCTCTTCAGCCCCTGGCATCTTCCAGAGGACGATGGAGGGTCTACTGCAAGGAATCTCTTCAACTGGAGTCCTGCTGGATAATATCCTTATCACAGGGCCCAGCACAGAAGAGCACTTAGACAACATCGAGAAAGTCTTAAAACGCCTTTCTGAAGCCGGCTTGCGGCTTAAAGCTGAAAAGTGCCAATTTATGAAGCCTGTTTTGGAGTGCCTGGGGCACCGCATTGACGCAGAAGGGTTCCACCCAGTTGGAGCAAAGGAGAAGGCTATCAAGGAGGCTCCAAGTCCAACTAACCCTACTGAGCTGAAGTCTTTTCTGGGGATGCTTAACTTCTATGGCTAGTTCATGCCCGACCTAGCAACCACGCTTGAGCTACTGCACGAGCTACTAAGGAAAGACACCTGTTGGAAGTGGGGTACGGAGCAACAAGAGGCGTTTGAGAAGGCCAAGAATCGACttcagtcatcagatgtacTAGTGCATTATGATCCTAAGAAAGAGTTGTTGGTATGTTGTGATGCTTCGCCCTATGGTATAGGGGCAGTCCTGGCCCATGTTATGGAAGATGGCTCAGAGAACCAGTTGCATATGCCTCATGAACACTCTCGACAGCGAAAAGGAACTATGGCCACTTGCATAAGGAGGCACTAGCGGTGATGAAGTTCCATCAGTTTCTTTTTGGTCGCCATTTCAAGATCTACACTGATCACAAACCACGTCTGGGACTGATCAACCCCTGAACGAGCCACGTCTTTAATGGCCTCAAGCAGAATGCAACGCTGAGCATTGACTTTGCTTGGATACGAATACGATCTCCTTTATCGCCCGGGTGAACAAAATGCTAATGCAGATGCTCTAAGCCGTCTACCCCTTCCAGATCTCCCGGAAACGACGCCTGTTCCAGGAGACATTGTACATCTTCTAGAGACCATCAATGCCAGCCCAGTAGATGCCGCTAAAGTGAAGTTGTGGACAACTCGCGACCCAGTGCACTCTCAAGTCCTGCAGTTTGTCCTTTATGGATGGCCTTTGAGCGTTGAAGAAGAAGCCCTGAAGCCTTATTTTGTAAGAAGAGAGGAATTGAGTGTACATGCTGGCTGCTTATTGTGGGGATCCCGGGTCGTGATACCCCCTCAGGGGAGACAGAAAGTGTTGAATGTGTTACATGAGTCCTGGGGACTAGTGAAGTTGTCATGTGACTCATGATCGAGTACGATCGGACTACGTTGTGTGCATGCCATGTGCTTGCTGTAATAGTGGAGTTTCACACTCGGCTCATGTATGAAAGACACTACACCTGATGAAGCTTCTCAGGTTTATTTTGCGGATTAGCGGCcgcaattttttgcaattttgttgaTGCCGGAGATCCTTATAAAAATTGGTTGGGGACGGGACGGGGGCGAAGGGGTGTTTATTTAGGCAAAGGAAGTTACAGTTGTCAGTTGTACGAGTAAATaacattaaaataaaagggtgCCGCCAACTGAGAGATTGGAATATATCTTGGTTCGAACGTAGGCGGACTAcccaattttttattatttatttatttttaagtttcGCTTACtatatctttgaaaaaataataattcatgAACGAAAGAGCCAATCAGGTCATTGGAAAAAACCGATAATAAAAACACTCCTTGTTAACATTATTTACATAAAGCATCTTAACACGGCAGAGCTAGTTTTCCAGTTCTCGTAGAGAAGACACGCTTTTGGTGGAGTGGTTCTGAAGTTTAATTTCTAGTAAACTGGCAGGTCGtattttatcgggtctaaaaccacTCGGCCCCGCCTCGTGGTTTAACCCTACAAAATAGTCCTGCTCGTTTAATATTAAACAGTACATATAGTGAATACACCAAAAAAGTTATTATAGGAGTGTTTTCACGTAACGTCACGACGCCCATGCTGGTGTTCTTAACTATGACTACATTCAAACGGTATCGGACGAATTTTCCTACTGATGAAAAATTTGACCAGACATTTTCTGCGCACGGAACCGTGCAATATTTCCGCTCTGTTCACACGGAGATTAAAGTTTAACATTTGTCAGTGGTTTTACCATCTGTTCATGTGCAGAGCGCTACCTTACTAAATCCAAAATGTCTTCTTCCAGCTGAGTTACCACGCATCCATGCAACCACGTCTTTGCCATTGTTTTAGACGATCAAGGTGTTCACAGCGCGCCGGTTGAATTTTCGACGCGAACCGGGTAAAAATTGGTCCCCGATTTTGTCGTTCACGCTTTTGAACGGCGAGGTGTCTAAATCTTTGTACGTTCAGCGTGGTTCTGTGTAAACAGAACCCCTAAATGCACAAATTGTCGACCGGTAAAAAGTTCGTTCGGTATCGGTACCTCCGAGAATTGAGCTCTTTTattttgcaaatgttttctttcctttcgtcgtcgtaaaaaaaaaaacaaggttactgatcacgtgagtgaaaacactctattcttACCTATCGAAGAGCAGTTGAAACGTCGTTTTCACTGtttagtaataattataattttttaaattagtaACACAATGCCAATCATCTGAGCGCGGGCTATCCGCGTGGAACGCATTCCGATCATATGATTGGTTGTTGCCTAATCTCCAAGGAATCTGTACAGTgtgggagtcgatctaaaaataatttgatacatagaccttattccaaaatggccgtcaattaaatattcttttgtttttattcaaattagcccttgatgcctcgttcttgagctgaaaattcaaaagaatattttgccttgaacgagacATCAAGGTctgatttcaataaaaacaaaagaatatctaaatggcggccattttggaaaaaggtgtatattACCTATGGAAAAAGGCATGTATGGGGGGATTCCCGCTCGGGGTAGCTTCATCAGCGGGATACCCCGCGGGCGCTATGGTGACAAATATCATGCTCCCCAACACGCTTACCGCTTGCCGACAAATACAGGAAACAAGGTTTGGGTGAACTTTAaattagggggggggggggggaaacatCAGAGCCTTAGCTAATAAGGACTTTTGGTACCTCTTTTTCAGCTGATGAAAGATGTTACGATTGGAATCTCGGTAAGACTTAAACACTGTTTAACATTATTTCACATTTCACTCACATTTCGAAGTCAATCTTACGAATAGATTATTTTCGTGGTTTTGCATCCTCAGTATGCTCTTGTCGTGGGGGCAACGCTCAACGGAAAAATGACTGCGACACGCTGTCAACTGTAACATTCCGTGACTGTTATCTACCAACAGGATTAGTGAGAGAGGGGAATAACTTCCACTCCCCTTACTGCGTTAACCACAGCAATAAACCTGTTCTGTGTATGGTTAAAGCCAGAGCAGGAGGATGGCTAAAGGACGAAGCAAAATCGTGTGAAAAAGGTACGTTAATATTTTAGTCACGTGCCATGAATAAAAACTCACTAACGCCCTGCTCTTCACCAAGGTTGTGCACCTAACGCACCCTGGTAAATGTGTATGCCAGCCCgcgtaaacaaaaaatattctGCCGTGATGTAACATTTtgaattagtataattacataggtgagtactgaaaattctctgcgctgattggctgcacttgaggtgattattacgcgataatcacttatgtgtttttttcaaaatggctgcaagccgttttgtcgaggtgacacacgaataaattaattgttttaaaggaaATGCATAtaatttcaaataatcacctatgtaactatactaaaacaatatttcacCTCGGGatcggtgaatatcggtgaataaaaaccttgacAGCgcctcggtttttattcactcgGTTTTCGTTCGCCTTCGGGGACTAATAAAATAAGGTCGTAAGGTGGGACCCGTAGATAATTTGTCCTACCTTTTTATTTGGGAGTTATAACAAAATTCACAACGGACAGCACTACGGTTTTCGAGTTTTCCTTGGGGCCAGTCAGTAAGTGTTTATTAGCAACAGGATGGGCACGTTACTTGATAAAGGAAAGCAACCAGAAAAGTCTGCATTCTACTTTTATTTGATTTCTTTCTAAGAATTTTTCATGCACGCGACGTCGCCAAGGGACGTTTCCGCTTTGTTTCTAAACGAGTTCAAACCAGAGTCCGGGTTTTTTACTCAATGCAAAATGGGGCGCCCGAACAAGCCGACGCTGAAAAGGAAGTAGAGTTTCGAAAACGCCGGTTACAAAGTTGAGACTTTTGAAACGCTTTTAACAACTTTGGTGATTATGTGTAGATTGAAGAAAACAATGAGAAAAAAAGGTTTGTGTCGATGAAAAGAACTTAACTTCGTTTTTGTCGAGATGCATATATGAGGGGTTTTGAAAGCGCATCAGCGTGTCTGGGGTTTATATGACTAGATAGTTATCGGAAACTTAGCACCCATGGAAATTCTAGCTACTGCAGCTGCAGATTTACAGATCCAGTTTAGAACGCTGTAGTGGATTCCTACAATGATAGCTTTGAGCCTTGTTagaatttttataaaaaaagaaCTCTCTGTAGATTGAGTGATTGAATGTTTGCTTCAAGTTTCCCAATATCTCAATCTTGTTTCGGGGTGGTGTTGTGCAAATCAGTTGTTCATAAATCCCGAAAAGACACAGCTTGTATTGTTTGGCACCCGAGGACTCGTCTCGTCAACCGCACGTTACGGTACCCTTCCTCGGTCAAGAATTGACTCCTGCCTCAACTGCCAAAGATCTACAGGTGATATTCTTGACTCAAACTTCACCTTCATTGAGCATATTTCGACCTTAACGTCTTCTTTACTATCTAGTTTGTCAGTGTCAAATAAGCAGAGTTAAACAGTTGTTTACCAAAGACGTACTGAGCAAAATCCTAAATTCTCCTATTTTTAGTAAATTTTACTGTATAGTCCGGTacattctcaaactcattaataattcatgagctcAAAAGCCTATCAAAAATGGAtaaattcgtcacgtgcatgacTTTTGAAACCCAATAAAAACCTAGATAaaaaccacacgtgttttggatATTGTATCCAAACCACACGTTGTTTTCACCTGAATCCTCATTGGATATCAAGATTTAcgcaccaaaacaaaagaaatgaaaccaaagaaCAGCGTTTTTGATAACTCGTTTTCCACTGTTTACAACAATGTTTACATCACGATTAGCAAAGGAAgcagaattaaaaaaatgcacGACCTTGTTTTAGAAGCCATCTCAACAACGAGTGTGAGTGTTTTATCATAGTTTCCAATCACCTTGAcgcaataaaagcactcggccttcggcctcgtggTTTCATTTACACCTtctgctgttcatttacgcaaaatatccattcatttacgtcaacagttgaAATTCTACGGCAAATCTACGTTCATCAGCACTGaaaaatgaatgtatattttgcgtaaatgaacagcagaAGGTGtagtttctcggtgtttggaacctaTGATGAAACACTGGCACTCGTCGTTGATATATTACTTgaaacaaaatattagaaattaCCACTGATGCAAAACTATGCCGCTCGCATATTGACTGACACCAAAAAGTAAGATAGCATTTCATCAATATTGCATGAACTGGGCTGGCTTACTCTACAAGAACTGTTGCGCTTACGTGATATTACCATGAATGGTCTAACGCCCAGCTATTTAAATTCAGAGCTTACAGAGCGTTCAGAAATGCACGAGTACTATACTAGAAATAGAGTTCAACTTACCCTTCCCAAATGTCGCACAGCGATTGTTCGTCAGCGCTCGTTTTTTCACAGAGCAGTAGCATCCCTGAACGGCATTTCTCGCCACACAAGAAACTCTCCATCTATTCAATGGTTCAATAGGAAAGCTAGAGTTGAACTTCTTAAACCTGAATCAGATAGTCCATGGAGTATAAGCCTGTATTATGTTATTATTTTAAGTCTAATTGTATAGCTGAAATTTTATTCCGTTATAAATCAAAACAAATTGATCCACTGAAAAACCGGCCCTActagaacaaaaagaaaactatgtAAAAAAAGGGAACTTGTGAGGCGACCCAGTGCCTCGTTCCAGTTTACGATCGTTTGGGAAAAAAATCGAATATACCGTCTTCTTGTCTCGCCCGGCTCCAGGGACAGAAGACGTAAAGGGATCTTATGTAAGCGTACAGGCAGACGTTTTCGACATTTTGTACGAGGAATCTATCATGATCAAATCATCACGGCGATATCCAAATTATTTTGAGCGTCGCTTTGTagacaaattatattttgagcTAACAAGAAATTATTTTGAGCCTCCGGGAACTAAAGGTTATATTTCGCTGCAAGTACAAATAAAACAACGAGGTTAAGTGCTTTGAACACCCCGACACGAAAACTAAAGGGTCAAATCAGTGTTGTTTCCCTGCCCCAACGAAACGGCCGGCCACTCTAAGAAGAAATTAAAGCTGATCATTTAACCAAATCATAGGGCAGTTAACCCTCACTCGAGGACATAACCACAATGTTGGTGCAGGGCCTGCCAGTGCACAGAAAAAGGTCACTTCTACCGCTGTTCCTAGGCCTGAGGAGAATACACAAGAAAGCGGTAAGGATAACTCTGGCAGAGTGGACGGCGTGCTCGAGTCTGTTGGTTTAAAGCACATATCTTAGCTATTAATGAATGAAAGGGGTAGTTCCTAAAGAaaatgtggtgctgcgtcggtggggaagtagtatacaaaaatttggttttatcaacggagttgataattaacaattattctttgaaatcgaggtgaatagtggcagaatatttactgAGCCGCGAAGCGgggaggtaaatattctgccactattcatcAAGAtggaaaagaataattgttttagtatatactcacgaagtgatcttaacaacatttgcaaaagaaaaccatccaaagtcgatttaattgacatctcaattcatgcgtggaaaacgtgcaagcggcacaaagcatgcgcgaaagtgtttacagaagtttcaaacatggcaaaaaTAACATTccttaaaatcctcgtcacaaacagcaaaatcgtcatttaacaccgtttaaatcagaaagctaaatcgaaagtctgcttgttaaaacactttcaccgttcgattaagtttttgaggttcatttgaattGGAAATTGAAACTGCAGTTGATAGAGAAtatccacatgaaatggcacAGGCGGCCGACCCTGGTCTGACCTGCTGTCCACTGTTCAATCATGTGACGACAAACTTACCATATTGACCGATATAATTACCTATGGTTTAAATACTATCATGCCTCAACGATCTATGAAGGTTCATATAACTGACCGCCCCTGGATTACAAACCAACTTAAATCCTTGATTGCGCGAAGACAAAAAGCCTTTAATTCTGGAAATACACTTATGTTTAAATTATTCCGCAACAAATTAAACCGTGAGAGGAAACGGTTCCGTAAGATCTGTTATCAGAAAAAAGTGCAGGATCTTCACGATACAAAACCGCGTGACCGGTGGAGAGAAGTGAAACAGCTCTGTGGCAATAGTAACGTACCAAGATGCGATCTGCGAACTATTCTCAACCCAGACTTAAACTACGAGGAAAAAGATCTAAGCAATGAGATAAATAAGGCATTTATCAGTGTTATGCAGAGCTACAATCCCTTATCTGAAGACGTATGAGTATCGATGGAAGATGACGTGCCGATTTCTACATCTGAACTAGTTGTTGCTGCTAAATTGAAAGAAATCAGTACATCTCGTGCTGGTGGCCCAGATGGTTTGCCCAACTGGCTTTTAAAAGAGTTTGCTGAAATCCTTGCTACCCCAATTACTGACATTCTTAATACATCTTTCCGCGACTGTAAAGTTCCTCGTATTTGGAAGATCGCCGATGTTTGTCCACTACCGAAAGTATCTACCATCTGTGACTTCACCAAAGACTTAAGACCAATTTCTCTAACGTCAACTTTATCTAAGCTCGCAGAAGGAATAATCATCGACAAGGAACTTAAACATACTGTTTTAAAGTCTTTAGATTCTCGTCAATATGGATTCATCCCTGGATCATCAACAACCTTTGCCCTTATTTCTATGTTACACGAATGGCTTTCCTCAACAGATAAGTCGAACTCAGCTGTTGGAATCGTTCTGCTTGAttacaaaaaagcatttgactTAGTAGACCATACTCTACTAATTGCCAAGTTATTTAGTCTGGGCACCAAACCGTCAATTGTCAATTGGATTATCGACTTTCTGAGAGATAGAACGCAAAGAGTAAAGCTGAACAGTGACTGTTTCTCAGACTGGACGAAAGTACCCGCGGGAGTACCCCAAGGCACCAAGTTGGGCCCATGGCTCTTCTTGGTGATGATAAATGACCTAACCACATCGCAGTTATCGTCATCAATGTGGAAATTTGCGGATGACACAACTATCTCCAATGTTTTCTCTAATCCTGATGCTTGTTCTCTACAGGAATGTGTTCAACACGTAGCAGAATGGTCTAAAACCAACTTGTTCCAACTTAACCCAACAAAGTGTAAAGAAATGGTCAT contains these protein-coding regions:
- the LOC137980946 gene encoding uncharacterized protein isoform X1, which produces MKNIICLVAVFGIACLGVFSPDERCYDWNLVCSCRGGNAQRKNDCDTLSTVTFRDCYLPTGLVREGNNFHSPYCVNHSNKPVLCMVKARAGGWLKDEAKSCEKGMCSTRSRMV
- the LOC137980946 gene encoding uncharacterized protein isoform X2, with product MKNIICLVAVFGIACLGVFSPDERCYDWNLGLVREGNNFHSPYCVNHSNKPVLCMVKARAGGWLKDEAKSCEKGMCSTRSRMV